In a single window of the Pseudorca crassidens isolate mPseCra1 chromosome 9, mPseCra1.hap1, whole genome shotgun sequence genome:
- the CD151 gene encoding CD151 antigen isoform X2 → MGEFGEKTTTCGTVCLKYLLFTFNCCFWLAGLAVMAVGIWTLALKSDYISLLASGTYLATAYILVVAGAVVMVTGVLGCCATFKERRDLLRLYFTLLLVIFLLEIIAGALAYVYYQQLNAELKENLKDTMTKRYHQLGHEGVTSAVDKLQQEFHCCGSNNSQDWRDSEWIRSGEAGGRVVPDSCCKTVVAGCGQRDHASNIYKVERAPLACSCRAAASLSWRRSSRST, encoded by the exons ATGGGCGAGTTCGGCGAGAAGACGACGACATGTGGCACCGTCTGCCTCAAGTACTTGCTCTTCACCTTCAACTGCTGCTTCTGG CTGGCTGGTCTGGCCGTCATGGCCGTGGGCATCTGGACACTGGCCCTCAAGAGCGACTACATCAGCCTGCTGGCCTCGGGCACCTATCTGGCCACAGCCTACATCCTGGTGGTGGCGGGCGCTGTCGTCATGGTGACCGGGGTTCTGGGCTGCTGCGCCACCTTCAAGGAGCGGAGGGACCTGCTGCGTCTG TACTTCACCCTGCTCCTCGTCATCTTCCTGCTGGAGATCATCGCGGGAGCCCTGGCCTACGTCTACTACCAGCAG CTGAACGCAGAGCTCAAGGAGAACCTGAAGGACACCATGACCAAGCGGTACCACCAGCTGGGCCACGAGGGCGTGACCAGCGCTGTGGACAAGCTGCAGCAGGAG TTCCACTGCTGCGGCAGCAACAACTCGCAGGACTGGCGGGACAGCGAGTGGATCCGCTCGGGCGAGGCAGGTGGCCGCGTGGTCCCTGACAGCTGCTGCAAGACCGTGGTGGCCGGCTGCGGGCAGCGCGACCACGCCTCCAACATCTACAAGGTGGAG CGCGCACCCCTGGCCTGCTCCTGCAGGGCGGCTGCATCACTAAGCTGGAGACGTTCATCCAGGAGCACCTGA
- the POLR2L gene encoding DNA-directed RNA polymerases I, II, and III subunit RPABC5 produces the protein MIIPVRCFTCGKIVGNKWEAYLGLLQAEYTEGDALDALGLKRYCCRRMLLAHVDLIEKLLNYAPLEK, from the exons ATGATCATCCCTGTGCGCTGCTTCACGTGCGGCAAGATCGTCGGTAACAAGTGGGAGGCCTACCTGGGGCTGCTGCAGGCCGAGTACACCGAGGG GGACGCTCTGGATGCGCTGGGCCTGAAGCGCTACTGCTGCCGCCGcatgctgctggcccacgtggaCCTGATCGAGAAGCTGCTCAACTACGCACCCCTGGAGAAGTGA
- the TSPAN4 gene encoding tetraspanin-4 isoform X3, whose amino-acid sequence MRRSSTDESTYRRSPSPPGKEPGFARGGPFFGLHANPGPKAAQARYTSPKGSKYVVFYLDLSFIFLLELKRCSMARGCLQGVKYLMFAFNLLFWLGGCGILGVGIWLAATQGNFATLSSSFPSLSAANLLIVTGTFVMAIGFVGCIGAIKENKCLLLTLPQVSSTCQMFPSGLGPLGAAVLRAAAAGVPAGGLPRHPLLRLHRQDRQVCTAGPEKGPTPVWHPR is encoded by the exons ATGCGCCGCTCGAGCACGGACGAGTCCACGTACCGGCGCAGCCCGTCGCCGCCGGGCAAGGAGCCGGGCTTCGCGCGCGGCGGCCCCTTCTTTGGCCTGCACGCCAACCCTGGCCCCAAGGCGGCCCAGGCGCGCTACACGTCGCCCAAGGGCAGCAAGTACGTGGTCTTCTACTTGGACCTGTCTTTCATCTTCCTCCTAGAGCTGAAGCGCTGCAGCATGGCGCGCGGCTGCCTGCAGGGCGTCAAGTACCTCATGTTCGCCTTCAACCTGCTCTTCTGG CTGGGAGGCTGCGGCATCCTCGGCGTCGGCATCTGGCTGGCGGCCACGCAGGGGAACTTCGCCACCCTGTCCTCCTCCTTCCCGTCCCTGTCAGCCGCCAACCTGCTTATTGTCACCGGCACCTTTGTGATGGCCATCGGCTTTGTGGGCTGCATCGGGGCCATCAAGGAGAACAAATGCCTTCTGCTCACT CTTCCGCAAGTGTCCAGCACGTGCCAGATGTTCCCGTCGGGGCTTGGACCCCTCGGAGCAGCGG TTCTtcgtgctgctgctgctggtgttcCTGCTGGAGGCCTCCCTCGCCATCCTCTTCTTCGCCTACACCGACAAG ATCGACAGGTATGCACAGCAGGACCTGAAAAAGGGCCTACACCTGTATGGCACCCCCGGTAA
- the CD151 gene encoding CD151 antigen isoform X1, protein MGEFGEKTTTCGTVCLKYLLFTFNCCFWLAGLAVMAVGIWTLALKSDYISLLASGTYLATAYILVVAGAVVMVTGVLGCCATFKERRDLLRLYFTLLLVIFLLEIIAGALAYVYYQQLNAELKENLKDTMTKRYHQLGHEGVTSAVDKLQQEFHCCGSNNSQDWRDSEWIRSGEAGGRVVPDSCCKTVVAGCGQRDHASNIYKVEGGCITKLETFIQEHLRIIGAVGLGIACVQVFGMIFTCCLYKSLKLEHY, encoded by the exons ATGGGCGAGTTCGGCGAGAAGACGACGACATGTGGCACCGTCTGCCTCAAGTACTTGCTCTTCACCTTCAACTGCTGCTTCTGG CTGGCTGGTCTGGCCGTCATGGCCGTGGGCATCTGGACACTGGCCCTCAAGAGCGACTACATCAGCCTGCTGGCCTCGGGCACCTATCTGGCCACAGCCTACATCCTGGTGGTGGCGGGCGCTGTCGTCATGGTGACCGGGGTTCTGGGCTGCTGCGCCACCTTCAAGGAGCGGAGGGACCTGCTGCGTCTG TACTTCACCCTGCTCCTCGTCATCTTCCTGCTGGAGATCATCGCGGGAGCCCTGGCCTACGTCTACTACCAGCAG CTGAACGCAGAGCTCAAGGAGAACCTGAAGGACACCATGACCAAGCGGTACCACCAGCTGGGCCACGAGGGCGTGACCAGCGCTGTGGACAAGCTGCAGCAGGAG TTCCACTGCTGCGGCAGCAACAACTCGCAGGACTGGCGGGACAGCGAGTGGATCCGCTCGGGCGAGGCAGGTGGCCGCGTGGTCCCTGACAGCTGCTGCAAGACCGTGGTGGCCGGCTGCGGGCAGCGCGACCACGCCTCCAACATCTACAAGGTGGAG GGCGGCTGCATCACTAAGCTGGAGACGTTCATCCAGGAGCACCTGAGGATCATCGGGGCCGTGGGCCTCGGCATCGCCTGCGTGCAG GTGTTTGGCATGATCTTCACGTGCTGCCTGTACAAGAGCCTGAAGCTGGAGCATTACTGA
- the TSPAN4 gene encoding tetraspanin-4 isoform X1, with protein MRRSSTDESTYRRSPSPPGKEPGFARGGPFFGLHANPGPKAAQARYTSPKGSKYVVFYLDLSFIFLLELKRCSMARGCLQGVKYLMFAFNLLFWLGGCGILGVGIWLAATQGNFATLSSSFPSLSAANLLIVTGTFVMAIGFVGCIGAIKENKCLLLTFFVLLLLVFLLEASLAILFFAYTDKIDRYAQQDLKKGLHLYGTPGNVGLTNAWSIIQTDFRCCGVSNYTDWFEVYNATRVPDSCCLEFSESCGLHAPGTWWKAPCYETVKVWLQENLLAVGVFGLCTALVQILGLTFAMTMYCQVVKADTYCA; from the exons ATGCGCCGCTCGAGCACGGACGAGTCCACGTACCGGCGCAGCCCGTCGCCGCCGGGCAAGGAGCCGGGCTTCGCGCGCGGCGGCCCCTTCTTTGGCCTGCACGCCAACCCTGGCCCCAAGGCGGCCCAGGCGCGCTACACGTCGCCCAAGGGCAGCAAGTACGTGGTCTTCTACTTGGACCTGTCTTTCATCTTCCTCCTAGAGCTGAAGCGCTGCAGCATGGCGCGCGGCTGCCTGCAGGGCGTCAAGTACCTCATGTTCGCCTTCAACCTGCTCTTCTGG CTGGGAGGCTGCGGCATCCTCGGCGTCGGCATCTGGCTGGCGGCCACGCAGGGGAACTTCGCCACCCTGTCCTCCTCCTTCCCGTCCCTGTCAGCCGCCAACCTGCTTATTGTCACCGGCACCTTTGTGATGGCCATCGGCTTTGTGGGCTGCATCGGGGCCATCAAGGAGAACAAATGCCTTCTGCTCACT TTCTtcgtgctgctgctgctggtgttcCTGCTGGAGGCCTCCCTCGCCATCCTCTTCTTCGCCTACACCGACAAG ATCGACAGGTATGCACAGCAGGACCTGAAAAAGGGCCTACACCTGTATGGCACCCCCGGTAACGTGGGCCTCACCAACGCCTGGAGCATCATCCAGACAGAC TTCCGCTGCTGCGGGGTCTCCAACTACACTGACTGGTTCGAGGTCTACAACGCCACGCGCGTGCCGGACTCCTGCTGCCTGGAGTTCAGCGAGAGCTGCGGGTTGCACGCGCCCGGCACCTGGTGGAAGGCG CCGTGTTACGAGACGGTGAAGGTGTGGCTCCAGGAGAACCTGCTGGCCGTGGGTGTCTTCGGGCTGTGCACAGCACTGGTTCAG ATCTTGGGCCTGACCTTTGCCATGACGATGTACTGCCAGGTGGTGAAGGCTGACACCTACTGTGCGTAG
- the TSPAN4 gene encoding tetraspanin-4 isoform X2 gives MARGCLQGVKYLMFAFNLLFWLGGCGILGVGIWLAATQGNFATLSSSFPSLSAANLLIVTGTFVMAIGFVGCIGAIKENKCLLLTFFVLLLLVFLLEASLAILFFAYTDKIDRYAQQDLKKGLHLYGTPGNVGLTNAWSIIQTDFRCCGVSNYTDWFEVYNATRVPDSCCLEFSESCGLHAPGTWWKAPCYETVKVWLQENLLAVGVFGLCTALVQILGLTFAMTMYCQVVKADTYCA, from the exons ATGGCGCGCGGCTGCCTGCAGGGCGTCAAGTACCTCATGTTCGCCTTCAACCTGCTCTTCTGG CTGGGAGGCTGCGGCATCCTCGGCGTCGGCATCTGGCTGGCGGCCACGCAGGGGAACTTCGCCACCCTGTCCTCCTCCTTCCCGTCCCTGTCAGCCGCCAACCTGCTTATTGTCACCGGCACCTTTGTGATGGCCATCGGCTTTGTGGGCTGCATCGGGGCCATCAAGGAGAACAAATGCCTTCTGCTCACT TTCTtcgtgctgctgctgctggtgttcCTGCTGGAGGCCTCCCTCGCCATCCTCTTCTTCGCCTACACCGACAAG ATCGACAGGTATGCACAGCAGGACCTGAAAAAGGGCCTACACCTGTATGGCACCCCCGGTAACGTGGGCCTCACCAACGCCTGGAGCATCATCCAGACAGAC TTCCGCTGCTGCGGGGTCTCCAACTACACTGACTGGTTCGAGGTCTACAACGCCACGCGCGTGCCGGACTCCTGCTGCCTGGAGTTCAGCGAGAGCTGCGGGTTGCACGCGCCCGGCACCTGGTGGAAGGCG CCGTGTTACGAGACGGTGAAGGTGTGGCTCCAGGAGAACCTGCTGGCCGTGGGTGTCTTCGGGCTGTGCACAGCACTGGTTCAG ATCTTGGGCCTGACCTTTGCCATGACGATGTACTGCCAGGTGGTGAAGGCTGACACCTACTGTGCGTAG